GGCGGGCTGGCCGCGCTGATCCTGATCGCGGTGGTGGTGGCGATCGCCAACAACTAGCCGCGAGCGTCCGTATTCTCGACGCGGCGGCTGAACTTAGGCCGCGCTCTACGCGCCGGTTACCGCCGCGCCGACCTCGCCGGCCAGGACCGGGCTCTCGCGCCACTCGACGCCCATCATCAGGCAGTTGATGCCCGACCCGATGCCCAGCAGCGCGACCCGGTCGTTCGGGTCGAGCCAGCCCTCCTGGCGGCCCAGGCAGAGCGCCGCGGGTAGCGCGGCCGAGCCGGTGTTGCCGAGCCACTCGAACGTGGGGAAGTCGATCGCCGGGTTGATGCCCAGCCGGTCCAGCATCATCTTGCGGTGCGCCGAGCCGACCTGATGGCAGAAGGTCTTGTCGATCTCGTCGACCGCCCAGCCGCTCTCCTCACGCAGCTGGGCGAAGGTCTCGGCGCCGACCTCGACGCCGCGCCGCATGAGGGTCTCGCTGTCGGTCTGCATCACCTCGGCCAGGCCGACGCTCTGGCAGAGGTCGTGGCCCGAGGTAGCGCTGCGGCAGACGGCCGTGGTGAGCTGGTTCTCGGTCTGGCTCAGCTCGGCGTCGCACAGCACCATGGCGGCCGAAGCCGAGCCGATCGTCAGCGACGCGACCGACAGCTTCACCGAGTCGCGCGTGAGCGACGTGTCGGCGTTGAGCCGCTCGATGGTGTTCTCCACCAACGCGCGGCCGCACTCGGTGCCCACCACGACGCCGGCCCGGATCTGGCCCAGCTCGATCATCCCGGCCACCTGCACCGCGGCGGTCAGCACGCCCAGGCATGCGTTGGACACGTCGTACACCAGGCAGTCGCTGGGCAGGCCCAACTCGTGGTGCACGCGGCAGGCGGTGGCGGGCTCGAGGAAGTCGCGGCAGACCGACCCGTGCACCAACGCGCCGAAGTGACGCCGGTCGATGCCGGACGCCTCGATCGCCTGGTTGGCCGACTCGATGCTGATGTCGCTGGGCCGTGTGCCGGGCGGGAAGAACCGCCGCTCGCGGATGCCGGACATCAGTTCCAGCCGCCCCTCGGGCAGGCGGAGACGCTCGTACAGGGGGGCGAGCCGCTGCTCGATCTCGGCCGTCGTGACCCGTTCTTCCGGCAGGACGCAGCCGAGCCCTTCGAGGCAGACACGCGAATATTGCATAGCGTTGCGATTAAACTATGGGGGCGAGAAAGCCGTACCCAAGGTTATCGTTTGACCCCTGCCTGGTAAACCGACCCCGTCCCCGGAGCCCCGTGTGCCGTCCCGCAAGTCCGAGTGTTGGCTGATGGTCTTTGCGCTGCTGCTGCCGACGGTGGTGACCCTGGCGTACTTCAAGCTGGCCGCGACCCTGCCCTCAGCGGCGCAGCAGGCGATCTACGGGGTGGGCAAGGGGGTCCAGTTCCTGCTGCCGGTGGTGTGGGTGCTGGGGGTGCTGCGGCTGCGTCCCCGCTGGAACTGGGGCGGCTGGGCCAACGCCGCGATCGGCGTGGCGTTCGGCCTGACGGTGCTGGTGGTCACCTGGTTCGGCTACGACCTGCTGGCGGGCGGCGCCGTCATGGGCCCGGCCCTCGCTCCGGTGCACGAGAAGGTGGCCAGCCTGGGGATCGACCAGCCGTGGCGGTTCGCCCTGGTGGGGGTGTTCTACGCGTTGGTCCACTCGCTGCTGGAGGAGTACTACTGGCGGTGGTTCGTGTTCGGCCGGCTGCGGACGTTGATCTCGGTCCCGGCCGCGGTGATGGCCTCGTCGCTGGGGTTCATGCTGCACCACGTGGTGGTGCTGGCGACCTACTTCTCACACTCGCCGGCCGCCACCGCGGCGCTCAGCCTCTGCGTGGCGGTGGGCGGGGCGTTCTGGGCCTGGCTCTACCTCCGCAGCGGCAGCCTGGTCGGCCCCTGGCTGGGCCATCTGCTGGTGGACGCGGCGATTTTCGCCGTTGGCTACCGGATTGTGTTCGCGGGTTGAGCCGCGACCAATCGGGCTGGTAAATGCGCGTGTTGGAAGTGTGAAATCCATCACAAACGTCCAAGACGTTCAGGGAGGAAAACCGCCCAAGGCACACGATCTTGTGCAAGCACTTTTGCCGCGGCCCAAAATCATCGCGGCGCGTTGCTCCTCGCGATCGGTTCGGTAGGCTCTCTAGCGACTTGCATCCCCCCGAACGCAGCCGAGTGACACGGCTGTCATCATAAGGAGCCGTGCCGCCTCGAGAACCAGATAGGGATATCAGAGCGGGAGTGCTGGCGCCGCCGTCGCGGCGCCGATTGGGCTCCCCCGCCGACCACAGATCACGCTGGCGTGTTAGGGAAGACACGTTGCCCGCATTGCCGGGCAGGCACGCCTCGAGACCAGCCGCCGCGCCCTGGGGTGCGGAGGGCCGCCTTGAAATCGTTGTGATCGCCACACGGCCTAGCCGCGTGGGCGCTAGTTCCCCGTCCGGGCGCCGATTCGGAACGACCCCGCACTATCAGGGACGACACCCCGCGTGGGTGTTGTGGAAAGGGATTCCAGAGTCATGTCCAAGCCAGTTATCGCGATCAACGCCGACTACCGCGCCGCCGCCGCCGACAAGCCGGCCTACTCGTACCTCGCCTCGGGGTATTACGACGCCATCCTCGAGATCGGCGGCATCCCAATGATCCTGCCGCCGCTGGCCGACGAGGCTGACGTGCGTCAGGTGCTCAGCCAGGTCGACGGCGTGATGCTGATCGGCGGCGCCGACCTCGACCCGCGTCGCGACGGCTGGATGCTGCACTCGTCGGTCCGCCCGATGGACGGCCGCCGCGAGTCGTTCGACCGGATGCTCGCCCGCTTGGTCGGCGAGATGCGGATCCCGGCCTTCGGCATCGGCGTCGGCATGCAGCTGCTCAACGTGTCGCAGGGCGGCAACCTGTTCCTGCACATCCCGGAGGACGTGCCCGGCGCGCTGCCGCATAAGGACCCCATCGACCCGGACCACCGCCACACGCTGGAGCTGACCCCCGGCACGCTGATGGAACGCGTCTACGGTGACGGCGAGCTGCGGGTGAACAGCCGCCACCACATGGCGATCGACGAGCTGGCGCCCTGCTTCGACGTCAGCGCCCGCTGCCCGGACGGCGTCATCGAGGCGATCGAGTCGAACACGCCGGACTGGTTTGTCATTGGCACGCAGTTCCACCCCGAGGCCGACACCGCGTCGGCGCTCGACCTGCGGATCTTCGAAGAGTTTCTGATGGGCGCTAAGGAAGGCGCCTCGGCCATGCGGTTGGTTGCTTAGGCCGCCGCGACCCTCGAGCCTGGCTGTGCCGTCTCCGCGGACGGCATAGCTCCATGGGGGAGGGAGCCGCACGACCCAGCAGGCATGGACGCCTGCGCTGTTGCTTCCCGCGTGGACTATGGCCCGGCAAGACACGGATCGTCTTGCCGGGCCATAACTTTTTACAGAGGCCGGTGAAGTCTCATCCTCCTGCTGGCTGCTGACGTCATCCCGTCGCCAGTCGCTCCATTGCCATCTGCTTTAACGCCACCCGGTCAACCTTGCCGGTGGCGTTGAGCGGCATCCGGTCCAGCACCACGACCTCGTCGGGCGCCTTGTAGCCGACCTGCTGGCGGGCGAAGGCGATCACCTCGGCGGTTGTCGGCCGTGGCGCGCCTTCGCGGAGGGTGACGTACGCCCGCACGTTCTCGCCGTGGACGGCGTCGTGCACGCCGATGACGCCGGCCGACGCGATCGCCGCGTGCCCGGCAACCGCCTCCTCCACCTCCTGCGGGCAGATGTTGGACCCGTCGTGAATGATGATCTGCTTCTTGCGGCCGCAGAACCACAGGTAGCCCTCCGGGTCGGCCCGCATCACGTCGCCCGTGTCGAGCCAGCCGTCGACGATCGCCTCGCGGGTCGCCCGCGGGTTGTCCCAGTAGCCGGGCGTGTTGGCCGCCGAGCGGAGCCACAGCCGGCCCGGCTCGTCGGTAGGGACCTCGCCGCCGGAGTCGTCGCGCAGCGAGACCTCATACCCGCTGATCGGTTGGCCGACCGAGCCGATCCGGTTCTCTCCCGCCGGCGGGTTGATGGTGGTCAGGCCGCACTCGGTCATGCCGTAGCTCTCGTCGACGGGGAACCCGGCCAGGCTGGTGAACTCGCGTTCCAGCTCGGCGGACACCTTGTCGCCCCCCGAGAAGCAGCAGCGGACGGAGGAAAAGTCGGCGCGGCCGGCGTCGTGGTCGCGGACGAGCGCGATCAGCGCCGCTGGCAGCATCCACAGCACAGTGGGGCGGTGGTTGCGGAGCAGCGGCAGCACCTCCGGCCCTTCGCCGCGGCGGGCGATAACCAGCCGCGCGCCGCGGGCGAGCGTGGCGAGCCCGAACAGCGAGCCGCCGATGTGCGACAGCGAAGCCGCCGACAGGAACGCGTCGTCGGCTGTTAGCTCCAGCCCCCGGATGGTGAGCAGCGTCATCCAGGCGAACGTCTGCTGCGTGTGGGTCACCCCCTTCGGCTTGCCGGTGCTGCCGGACGTGAAGTAGATGAACGCCGGCGAGTCAGGCGGGGGAGGGGAGAGGTCGCGCTGGTCGGCGGGGCGGTCGAGCAGCTCTTCCAGCTGGGGACCCCGCGCATCGGGCGCCCCGCAGCGGACCAGGCCGCACCGCAGGCGCCCGCTCTGCTGTGTCGCCGCGATGTCGGGTTCACGCTCGGCGTGGTGCAGCAGCATCGCCGCGCCGCTTACCGCCAACGCGTGGTCGATCTCCGCCGCCGTGTAGCGGTAGTTGAGCGGCGTCGCCACCAAACCGGCCTTGAGGCAGGCCAGGTAGTGGACGATGAGCTCGGGGTGGTTGGGCATCAGCGACGCCACGCGGTCGCCCGGCGAAAGCCCGAGCGACAGGTAGCCGCTCGCCAGACGCGAGCTCTGCTGCTGGAGCTCGCGCCAGCTCAGGTTCTTTGTGGCCGACGCCAGGGCCAGCGCATCGGGGTCCTTGGCTAGCCCAACGGTCAGCCAGCCGCCGATGAGGTCGGTGGGCGTCGATGGAGGAGCGGGCGAGGGCATAGCCGGTCGGATAGGTTCGACGACTGAGCGGGTGCTCCCGCGAGTGTAGCCGATCGGCGCAGCTGAAATCGACCAGAATCGGCCGTGGGAGACGGCGGAGTGAACACCACCTTCTGCCGATTTCTTTGTCGAAACCGGCCACCCGGCGCGGTCCAATGAAAGGTGGCTGCGGGTGGCGTTGCGCGCGGAAGCCACCACCACTCCCCACAACTGCCGGCGGAAGACTTTTGTCCCTATCGATGCGTTGCCGGGGACAAAAGTCGCTGCTCGTTGGGAACGCCGTTTGGCGTAAGCTATTACTGCGCAAGGGTTAATCGCGAAGCGACTCGACCGGTAGGGGCCGACTTTTGTCCCTAAGGATCGTTAGCGCCAAAATGGACAAATGTCCCGCCCAGCGTCAGCCGTACGAGGCAGCGTCAGTCGATCGAGATCGACGCGCCCAGCTGGCCGGCCAGCGCCCTGATCCAGGCCGGGTTGGCGGGCCAGGCGGGGGCGGTCACCAGGTTCTGGTCGACACACGCGCTGTCCAATCCGGCCGAGGGCTCGTCCCACTCGCCGCCGGCCAGCAGCACGTCCGGCTTGCAGGCGGGGTAGGCCTGGCACTTCTTGCCGCGGACCACGTCGGCGGCCGCCAGCAGCTGGGCGGCGTGGCACGTGGCGGCGATCGGCTTGCCGGCGGCGTTGAAGTCTTGCACCAGCTGGATCACCGCCGGGTTGAGCCGCAGGTACTCCGGCGAGCGGCCGCCCGGCAGCACGAGCGCGTCGTAGTCGGCGGCCTGGGCGGAAGCGAAGTCGCGGTTGAGGGCGAAGTTGTGACCCCGCTTCTCGGTGTAGGTCTGGTCGCCCTCGAAGTCGTGGATGGCCGTCGGCACGACATCCCCCGCCGCCTTGTCGGGGCAGACCGCGTGGACCTCGTAGCCCAGCATCAGGAGCATCTGGAACGGGACCATGACCTCGTAGTCTTCCACGAAGTCGCCGGCGAGGATGAGGATTTTCTTCGGCATCATTGCGGGCACAGGGAAGGGGGAGATTGTTTAACTCAGCATCAGCCGCGGGGCGTCAGCCCCAGGATTGCAGCGCGGGCCGACCACGATCGAACGGGGCTTACGCCGCTCGGCTGATCGGCACGGCGCCGTGCCGCTACTCGTCGATCTCTAGGTACTCGGGGATCCGCTGCACGTGGCCGTTGCGGTCGACGCAGGCGATGGTGCTCTGGGCCTCGGCGATCAGCTCGCCGCCCCGTTTGACCTGGTAGCTGTGGTCGATCCGGGCGCCGCGGGCCCGCTCGGTCCGCATCGAGATGGTGAGCGTGTCGCCGAAGCGGGCCGGGCGGTGGTACTTGCAGGAGATCTTGCTGACCACCAGCATCAGGCCGGACCGCTCGAACTCGGCGTAGTCGTACCCGGTGGCCTTGAGCTGTTCGATGCGGCCGATCTCGAAGTACTTGAAGTAGTTGGCGTGGTGCACCACGCCCTGGCCGTCGGTCTCGTAGTAGCGGACGGTGAGGTCGAACTCGTATTCGCGGGACATGCAGGCTTCGGCGGGGAGGGGGCGACCCGCTGACGGGTTGCCCGAGGGGCGGCCGAGTTGCAACAAGGCCTTTGATTGCTTACACTTGCGGCCGTTTCGAGGGGCCGGCGCCGGCGGGCGGAACCGCCGCGACGCCTCGTTGTAGCCTCTCGCGATCCACCTCGGCAACCGTTAACCAAGGGCATCCGTGATGAGCACGGGCGAAGGACTCGGCTCCGACTTCATGACCGCCCGGGGGCGGGACTACCCGACCATCCGTCAGTTCACCGTGTTCCTGGAGAACCGGGTCGGCCAGCTGATGGAGGTGGTGCGGCGTTTCGAGGGGAGCAACGTGCGGATTGTCGCGCTGACGATCTCGGACTCGACCGAGTGCGCGTTGGTGCGGTTCCTGCTGAGCGACCCGGAGGTGGGCCGCGAGATCCTGGAGCGGGCCGGCCTGGCGATTGTGGAGTCGGACCTGGTGGGCGTCGAGCTGCCGGACTCGCCCCAGCCAATGCTGCAGGTCTGCACGGCCCTCTTGGCGGCGGAGATCAACATCTCGCAGGTCTACCCGCTGATCGTCCGCCCGACCGGACGCCCGGCCGTGGCGCTGATGGTCGACAACATCGAACACACGCTGGAAACCCTCGAATCCAAGGGGTTCCACCTCATCCACGAGGATGAGCTGAAGGACTATGATAAGCCGTAGGCGGCGGTTGCTTTGTTAGCCGCTGGCGGCGGCATTGCCCCGCCGCGTCGTGCTGAGCCGCCCGACCCCTCTGAACCCTCCTGCTCTCGCTACCGCCGCGGAACCGAACCGTACCCATGCCGATTGATGTCACGTGCCCGGGCTGCCACAAGCGATTCAAGGTCAGCGACAAGTTCGCCGGCCAGAAGGGCCCGTGCCCGCAGTGCAAGACCGTCATGGAGATCCCGAAGCTGGAAGACCAGGTGGTCATCCACGCGCCGGACGAGACCAGCGGCCCCAAGGACGCCAAGGGCCGGTCGGTCCTGAAGACCGCCAAGAAGAAGGACGCCAAGTTCAACCCGATCATGGCGGGCGCCGTGGGCGGCGTGGTGCTGCTGATGCTGCTGGCCGCGTTCCTGCTGCGGGGCCAGGAGGAGAAGAGCATCGTCGCGCTGGCCGGCGGCGCCGTGCTGCTGGGGCCGCTGATCGCTTGGGCCGGCTACCCAATCCTGCGTGACAACGAGCTAGAGCCCTACAGCGGCGGCGAGGCCTGGCTGCGGGCGCTGGGCTGCGGCCTGGCGATGGCGGCCGGCTGGGGCGTGTACTGCTACATCGGCTACTACTTCGGCGGCGGCGACTGGCCGATCCGGCAGCTCGAAATGGTGCACATGCTGTTCGCCGTTGGCTTCGCCCTGGCGATCGGCGGGCTGGCCGCGTTCGTGGCGTTCGACCTGGAGCCGCTCAACGCCGCGCTGCTGGCCGGCTTCTACTTTGTCGTGACCGTCGCTTTGCGGCTGGTGATGGACCTGCCGGCGCTGCCGGGGCTGGTCACGTAACGGTTGATTCCCCGCGCGGCGGCGCCGGCCGCGCGTCCCTCTAGACCTGGGCGAACGTGTCCACGCTGCTCGACATCCCCGAGATCGCCGGCCTGCGCGGGTCGGCCGGACTGGTGCGGATCCCGCCTGGGATGGACGTGCCGCTGACGCCGCGGGTGCGGCAGCTGATCGACACGCCGGAGTTCCGCCGGCTGACGCGGATCAGCCAGCTGGGTCTGGTGGCGCACGTGTACCCGGCCGCCAACCACACCCGACAGGAGCACTCGCTGGGCGTGTTCCGCGCGGCGGTGGACTACGTGTCGCGGCTGGCGTGCGACGACCGCTTCGCGGCGGTGGTGGGCGTTCAGGACGCCGAGCTGTTCCTCGTGTCGGCGCTGCTGCACGACCTGGGGCACTGGCCGTTCTGCCACCCGATCGAGGACATCTGCCTGCCGCAGACGCCCGACCACGAGCACTTCGCCAACAGCTTCCTGCTGGAGGGCGAGGTGGCGGACGCGCTGCGGGACGACTGGGGCGTCAACCCGCGGGACGTCGTGACGCTGCTTTCGGGCAAGCCGACCGACCGCAAGAGCAAGATTCTCAAGTCGATGCTCTCCGGGCCGATCGACGTCGACAAGGTCGACTACCTGATGCGCGACAGCCTGCACGCGGGCGTGCCTTACGGGCAGAACTTTGACCGCGGCCGGCTGATCCAGAGCCTCTGCCTGAACGAGGCCGGCGACGGCCTGGCGATCACCGACAAGGGCAAGACCGCCGCGGAGATGATGGTCTTCGCCCGCTACGTGATGTTCAGCGAAGTCTACTGGCACCACACGGTGCGGTCGGCCACGGCGATGCTGCAGCGGGCCTTCTACCTGCTGAGCGGGTCGCTCGACATGGACTCGCTGTTCCGCCTGACCGAGCAGCCGATGATCGACGCCATGCGCGCCGCCGCCGGCGACGGCCCGGCGGGCGATCTGCTGGACGCGCTGTTCGGCTCGAGCCGGCGGCTCTACAAGCGGCTGGCCCAGTACAGCCTGTTCGAGGAGCCGCAGCTCTACGCCCGGCTGGCCCGCAAGCCGTTCCCGTGGCTGGCGGCCGTGGCGGACCAGTTCGCCTCGGTGGCGAGCACCGCGATGTCGCGGGTGGTGGCGCCGCACGAGGTGCTGTTCGACGCGCCGCCGGTGGG
This genomic interval from Posidoniimonas corsicana contains the following:
- a CDS encoding HD domain-containing protein, which translates into the protein MSTLLDIPEIAGLRGSAGLVRIPPGMDVPLTPRVRQLIDTPEFRRLTRISQLGLVAHVYPAANHTRQEHSLGVFRAAVDYVSRLACDDRFAAVVGVQDAELFLVSALLHDLGHWPFCHPIEDICLPQTPDHEHFANSFLLEGEVADALRDDWGVNPRDVVTLLSGKPTDRKSKILKSMLSGPIDVDKVDYLMRDSLHAGVPYGQNFDRGRLIQSLCLNEAGDGLAITDKGKTAAEMMVFARYVMFSEVYWHHTVRSATAMLQRAFYLLSGSLDMDSLFRLTEQPMIDAMRAAAGDGPAGDLLDALFGSSRRLYKRLAQYSLFEEPQLYARLARKPFPWLAAVADQFASVASTAMSRVVAPHEVLFDAPPVGLEVEFNLDVYFAKDRAYRRLGDVSPVVRTLAREQFDDYVKRVRLFVHPRLADDMRDLRNLPELLAEAIDRVG
- a CDS encoding class I adenylate-forming enzyme family protein → MPSPAPPSTPTDLIGGWLTVGLAKDPDALALASATKNLSWRELQQQSSRLASGYLSLGLSPGDRVASLMPNHPELIVHYLACLKAGLVATPLNYRYTAAEIDHALAVSGAAMLLHHAEREPDIAATQQSGRLRCGLVRCGAPDARGPQLEELLDRPADQRDLSPPPPDSPAFIYFTSGSTGKPKGVTHTQQTFAWMTLLTIRGLELTADDAFLSAASLSHIGGSLFGLATLARGARLVIARRGEGPEVLPLLRNHRPTVLWMLPAALIALVRDHDAGRADFSSVRCCFSGGDKVSAELEREFTSLAGFPVDESYGMTECGLTTINPPAGENRIGSVGQPISGYEVSLRDDSGGEVPTDEPGRLWLRSAANTPGYWDNPRATREAIVDGWLDTGDVMRADPEGYLWFCGRKKQIIIHDGSNICPQEVEEAVAGHAAIASAGVIGVHDAVHGENVRAYVTLREGAPRPTTAEVIAFARQQVGYKAPDEVVVLDRMPLNATGKVDRVALKQMAMERLATG
- a CDS encoding DJ-1/PfpI family protein, producing the protein MMPKKILILAGDFVEDYEVMVPFQMLLMLGYEVHAVCPDKAAGDVVPTAIHDFEGDQTYTEKRGHNFALNRDFASAQAADYDALVLPGGRSPEYLRLNPAVIQLVQDFNAAGKPIAATCHAAQLLAAADVVRGKKCQAYPACKPDVLLAGGEWDEPSAGLDSACVDQNLVTAPAWPANPAWIRALAGQLGASISID
- a CDS encoding gamma-glutamyl-gamma-aminobutyrate hydrolase family protein — protein: MSKPVIAINADYRAAAADKPAYSYLASGYYDAILEIGGIPMILPPLADEADVRQVLSQVDGVMLIGGADLDPRRDGWMLHSSVRPMDGRRESFDRMLARLVGEMRIPAFGIGVGMQLLNVSQGGNLFLHIPEDVPGALPHKDPIDPDHRHTLELTPGTLMERVYGDGELRVNSRHHMAIDELAPCFDVSARCPDGVIEAIESNTPDWFVIGTQFHPEADTASALDLRIFEEFLMGAKEGASAMRLVA
- a CDS encoding CPBP family intramembrane glutamic endopeptidase, with product MPSRKSECWLMVFALLLPTVVTLAYFKLAATLPSAAQQAIYGVGKGVQFLLPVVWVLGVLRLRPRWNWGGWANAAIGVAFGLTVLVVTWFGYDLLAGGAVMGPALAPVHEKVASLGIDQPWRFALVGVFYALVHSLLEEYYWRWFVFGRLRTLISVPAAVMASSLGFMLHHVVVLATYFSHSPAATAALSLCVAVGGAFWAWLYLRSGSLVGPWLGHLLVDAAIFAVGYRIVFAG
- a CDS encoding acyl-CoA thioesterase; this translates as MSREYEFDLTVRYYETDGQGVVHHANYFKYFEIGRIEQLKATGYDYAEFERSGLMLVVSKISCKYHRPARFGDTLTISMRTERARGARIDHSYQVKRGGELIAEAQSTIACVDRNGHVQRIPEYLEIDE
- a CDS encoding acetolactate synthase — protein: MSTGEGLGSDFMTARGRDYPTIRQFTVFLENRVGQLMEVVRRFEGSNVRIVALTISDSTECALVRFLLSDPEVGREILERAGLAIVESDLVGVELPDSPQPMLQVCTALLAAEINISQVYPLIVRPTGRPAVALMVDNIEHTLETLESKGFHLIHEDELKDYDKP
- a CDS encoding 3-oxoacyl-ACP synthase III yields the protein MQYSRVCLEGLGCVLPEERVTTAEIEQRLAPLYERLRLPEGRLELMSGIRERRFFPPGTRPSDISIESANQAIEASGIDRRHFGALVHGSVCRDFLEPATACRVHHELGLPSDCLVYDVSNACLGVLTAAVQVAGMIELGQIRAGVVVGTECGRALVENTIERLNADTSLTRDSVKLSVASLTIGSASAAMVLCDAELSQTENQLTTAVCRSATSGHDLCQSVGLAEVMQTDSETLMRRGVEVGAETFAQLREESGWAVDEIDKTFCHQVGSAHRKMMLDRLGINPAIDFPTFEWLGNTGSAALPAALCLGRQEGWLDPNDRVALLGIGSGINCLMMGVEWRESPVLAGEVGAAVTGA